GGAAGGGGCTCGTCGTCGGGCAATTTGCGGTAGGTGGTCCCGTTGAGTGTCAGGGTGTCACCGTCCCGGGTGATGGTTTCGCCGTGGGCGAGAATGGGACCGTCAAGGATGAGCGTGTTTCCTTCAGTTTCGGCCACCGATCGCAGCTCAAGCAGGAAACCACTCCGGGCGGGCATCAGAAGCAGGCGATTGCCACGATCGAGCAGTTCGATGACGCGGTCGGGATGATCCTCGTCCTGATACCGGCCTCGAAGCTTCTGGGCGAGTCCTTCGGGAAGGGGATCGGAGCGGGGAAGCTCAGGGAGCGGTTCCCCGTCCTTCAGGGCGAGCAGGGTTTTCAAGGCGAGGTCGGCAATCGTGCCCACGTCTGCAACATCGAGTGATGCCGACACGGCAACGCCAAGTTTTTTCTCGGGCAAGGCGGCCAGCTCGGTAGCGAAGCCGTAGACGGCGCCACCGTGGCCGATCCGTCGATGCCCGTTCCACTCGCTGACCGCGAAACCGAGGCCAAAGCGTCCCTTCGGGTCAAACTGAGGTTCGAACATCTGGGTCAGCGTCTCGCCCTTGAGGATCGAGCTGGTCTCGGTTTGGCCGTCCCGAAAGAGGGTGATGAGGAACCGGCCCAGGTCGGGCATTGAGGCGTACAGACTGCCTGCCGGAGCGTAGCCGAGCGCAAAGTCAGGGGCGGAGAATCGTCGGCCGTCGTAACCCCACATGATCGCTCGCGCAAGCCTGGATTCGATCTCCGGTGTGCGCTCGAAGTCGCTGGACGACATGCCCATTGGTTGCAAGAGTCTGGATCGGATGACCTCTGCAAAGGGCTTCCCTGCAACCCGTTCGACCACCAGGCCGACGACACCGAGCCCGGCGTTCGAGTACTTTGTTTTTGATTCGGGAGCGATTGGCAAGCGTGTCTGATTCAAGCTGGCAACGGTTTCGGCCAGGGTTGGCTCGTCGGGGTCGAAATAATGGCCGACGGGAGGCTCGCGCACCAGGCCGGCGCGATGGCTCATTAGCTGTCGAAGGGTGATCGGAGTGTCGAACGGGTTCTCCGGGGCGAACTCGGGCAAGGCGTCGGTGAGGGGAGCATTGAGGTCAAGGTCTCCGGTCTCGACGAGTTGCATCGCCGCCAGGTCGGTGAACAGCTTGGAGACGGAGCCGACGCGGTAGATGGTTTCGGCCGTGGCGGGGGTGCCTTGCTCCGGGTCAGCCAGGCCGAAGCCGCGTGCCCAGATGATCTGGTCGCCGTCGACGAGGGCGATCGACAGGGCGGGAATCTCCTTCTGCTCGACCTCTCGGGTGATGAAGGCTTCGAGGGCCGCGGTCGCCTCGGCCGTCATGGGTGCATGAGGGCCGATGGCCTCCTGAGCCATGACGGGAGAAATCGCGAGCGCGAGGAGAATCACGACCAGACGCGACATGTTCAACGGCTCCGTGGGCAAGGGTAAAGCGCAACGACGACCTGATTATGACGGAAGTGGCAAGGCGGGGGGAGGCCTTCAGCGGTCGTCCCCAATGATTAACAGGGCGATTTGAGCGGGATGACTCAAGACGATCGACGTGTTGGCGAAGTACAATCGATCGATCTCCGCGAGCAATCCGCCCGGCTCGTCTGTCTTCATTTTGACAAGGGTTCAACCTCCATGCTTCGACCGAACCGCTTGCTGTCCGTTCTGGGTGTCCTGGGAACTCTGGTCGTTCCGCTCTCCCTCAGAGCACAGGAGCCGGTCGCCGAGGCCCGTTCCGCCGAGGCTGCCGCCGAGCCCAAACCGTCCAGACTGACCGAGGAAGAGGCTCGTCTGAATCTCGAATCGTTCGACATCGTCTGGGAAACGATCCGCGACAAGCATTTCGACCCCGAGCTCAATGGTGTCGACTGGCCCGCCGTTCGCGAAGAACTCCGGCCGAAGATGGCTGAGGCCGAAACCATGGACGAGGCGAGGGACACGCTTCAAGAAATGGTGAAGCGGCTGAATCAATCGCATTTCGGGATCATTTCCCGATCGGTGTACGACGCGATCGACGGCGACGACGCCGAATCGACTGGTGACGGTGCGAGCGGCCTGCACATCCGGGCGGTGGACGGCGAAGCCCTGGTGGTGCTGGTCGAACCTGGCTCTCCGGCCGAAGAGGCCGGTATCAAGGCCGGATGGGTGGTGGAGCAGGTCGAGGGAAAGCCGGTTGCCCCCGTGCTGGAGAAGGTGGCCGAGGCGTACAACGACTCCACCCAGCACGATCTCTACGCCTCTCGGGTGGTCGAGCGCCGACTTGGCGGGCCGACCGGTTCGGAGCGTGTGATCACCTTCCGCGATGGCGAGGGTGAGCAGGTGGAGCGAACACTCACCCTGGCTCGTCCCCGAGGGACGGTTGCGCGGTTTGGCAACCTGCCGCCGATGACGGTTTACTTCGAAACACGCAAGGTGGATGAAACAATCCCGTATGTTCACTGGAGTGCGTTCTTTGATCCGGCATCTCTCATTCCCAAAATCGGTGAGGCGATGACCGGGCAACCCGACGCGCCGGGCCTGATTCTCGACCTGCGAGGCAATCCTGGTGGAATCGGCGCGATGGCCATGGGCATTTGTGGCTGGTTGATTGATGAGTCGGGCTCGAAGCTCGGCACCATGACGACCCGCGATACAAACCTGAACTTTGTCGTCTTCCCGAGAGCCGAGACCTTCCCGGGGCCGGTGGCGGTGCTGGTGGATGGCTGCTCGGCCTCGACCTCCGAGATTTTCGCTGGCGGCCTTCAGGACCTTGGCCGCGCCCGGGTCTTCGGCTCTCGGACAGCGGGGGCGGCCTTGCCCTCCGTTGTGGTGAAGCTCCCCAACGGCGACGGCTTTCAGTACGCCTTTGCCAACTATGTGTCGGCCAGCGGAGCGACCCTTGAGGGAACTGGGGTGATCCCCGATCAGGAGGTCTGGCCGTCTCGCGAGGCCTTGCTCTCGGGTGGCGATCCGGCACTCGACGCCGCCGTCGACTGGATCCGCGCTCAGCCCGGCGAATAACGAGTCGGCCGATTGGGGTCGGAAAATTACGCATGACAGAGCGAGGACCGGCGTCGGGCGATGTTCGGTTCTCGCTCCCGAAGTGTGGTCGGACTACCATCGAGTCGTCTTGCAGTGCGTGAAATGATGAGTCGCCCCTTCGATCTGGCCGCTGATGGCCTCCGGAGCCCCTCCCATGCGTTCTGTTTTCCTTACGGGCCTGGTGTTGACCCTCTTCCTGAGACTTCCGCTTTCTGTTGAGGGTCGTGAGGAACCTGATCGCATCGAGGCCAAGGCCGAGGCATTGGCCGCCCTGCTCGAACCGATTCGCGAGCAACACGGCTTGCCCGCGCTTGCCGGGGCGATTGTCACGCCCGAAGGGCCGGTCGCCGTGGGAGCGGTTGGCCTTCGCCGATCGGGAAACGGGCCGCCGGTGACCATCAATGATCGCTTTCATCTCGGGTCGTGCACGAAGGCGATGACCGCGACCTTGCTCGCCACGTTTGTCGAGGAAGGGGTCATCTCGTGGCAGACGACCCTGGCCGAGGCGCTGCCCGAATTCGCCCGGGTGATGCACCCGGACTACCGATCGGCGACGATCGAACAGGTGTTGGCCCACCGCGCAGGATTCTCTGGAGAGACGGCCGCGCCGGGGTTGTCGTTGGGTGCCATGAGGGCCTCACGCGCCTCCCTGACCCGACAGCGGACCGACTACCTACGTCGGGTTCTGGCGGAGGCCCCTTCCTCTCGGCCAGGAACGACGTATGAGTATTCCAACCGAGGATACATCGTCGCCGGAGCGATTGCCGAACGTCTGGGAAGGGCACCCTGGGAGGTCTTGATGCGTCGGCGGCTGTTCGAGCCGCTTGGGATGTCGTCAAGTGGGTTTGGTCCGATGGCGTCGCCGGGACAGGTTGATCAGCCCTGGCCGCATGTTGTCCAGAATGGCCGGACGGTGCCGATTGCCCCCGGCCCTGGGGCGGACAACCCCTTGCTCCTCGGCCCGGCGGGCACCGTGCATGCCTCGCTGGGGGACTGGGCTCGCTTCGTTGCTTGCCACTTGCGAGCGGGAGAAGAGGGCCCCGCTTTGCTCACTCCGCAAACCTTCGCCACCCTGCATGCCAAGCCGGCCGAGGGAAATTATGCCTTTGGCTGGGGCTTCCATGAACGAAGCTGGGGAGACGGCACGGTCTTGAACCATGCCGGAAGCAACACCATGAATTATGCAGTGGTCTGGATGGCGCCGAACCGTCGCTTCGCTGTCCTCGCTGCCACCAACCAGGCGGGAGACGCGGGGCCGAAGGCCTGCGACGAGGTGAGTTCGGCCCTAATCGAGCTGTATCGCTCGACGAACTCCCCGGACAATCCTCGCCGCCCGCGAGATGGCGAGTGAAGGCCGGTCTCGGGCCCGGGCCGCATCACCGCGATTTGGTTTGCGGTCTCGGTTGCTGGCGCATAGACTTGCACGCAGTTCGCATGATTGCCCGAAGATCCGGCTGCTGTCGCGACCGCCTCGGCCAGTAGAGGAACAACCCATGATCCGAAATCGCGTGCCAATGCGTGCCTCCGGTCGCTGCCCGATTGCGCTGCTGACCCTGGCCGCCTGCGTGGTCATTCCTTCGGTGTCGTCTGCATCCGACGACGCCGAGCGGCCCGCCGCGGTCGTCGGGCGGGTCGTCGGGCCGGACGGCGAGCCGGTGGCCGACGCCCGGGTCTGGACGCGGGTTCCCGGGTCCCGCGATGAGGTCGAAGCCCGCACCGACGCCGACGGCCGCTTCTGGATCGGCCCGCTCGCCCCGGCCTGCCCGTGGAAGGAGCCCGTCTTCGTCGAGGCCGACGGCTTCGCCCAGGGGTACGCCCGGCCGCTGGGCTTCTCGCTCTTCGCCGGGGTCGAGCATGAGCTCGGCACGATCCGGATCGACCGCGGCCGGGTCGCCAACGGCCGGGTCCTCGACGCCGACGGATGCCCGGTGGCTGGCGGCCCGGTCGAGATTCTGGTCTGGCTCGAGTCCCGGGGGCCGACCAGCGGGGTCGCTGCCATCAGGTCCGCGACCGAGACCGACGCCGATGGGCATTTCCGGACCCCGCCGCTGCCTACCGGCAGGCTCTCGGTCCAGGTGCTCGTCCCCGGCTTCAAGCTCGGCAGGACGTTTGCCCGGCTCGCACCCTCGCCCGGCGAGGAAGAACTGGAGCCGATCCGCCTGGAGCCCGACGCGCCGATCAAAGGCGTCGTCGTCGATCCCGAGGGCCGCCCCATCGCCGGCGCGAGCGTCCGTACCTACGGGAACTACGACGCCGTCGAGACCGACGACGCTGGGGCCTTCACCCTGTCCGGCATGGTCCACGACCGCTTCCCATTCCAGGTCTCGAAGCGCGGCTACCTGCGGATGTCGCGCTCGGTGACGCGGACCGAGGACGGCCTCTCCTGGAAGGAACAGGGGCCGGACGGCGAGCCGGTGGAAATCCGCCCGGTGGCGGACCTGAGGGTCGTGATGGAGCCGGCCTCGTGGATCGAAGGCCGCGTCGTCGATGCCGAGACGGGCGAACCGGTCCGGATCGAAACCATCGTCCTCTGCCAGGTCTTCCGCGAGGCCGATGGGACTCCCGTCTTCCGCAGTTGCTTCTCGGCGTCGTTCGAGCAGCCGGAGCCGGGCCGATTTGTCCTCTCGTACGGCACGCCCGGCGAGTACCACCTCGCCGTCTCGGCCGATGGCTACCACGACGCCGAGGCGTTCACTCCGGAGGTAGAGTCGCTGCGGCCGATCGAGGGGATCGTCGTCTCGATGACCTCGAAGGACGCCCCGCCGACGCCGGTGATCGAGGACGCCCGGATCATCGGCCGGGCCACCCGTAACGGCGAGCCGATCGCGAACGGCTGGGCCTGCCTCGGGATCCTCTCGCGATCGAACGCTGTCAACTCGTCCGTCCAGCGCGGCCGGGTCGTCGCCGACGGGTTCTGGCCGTCGGGCCGGAGCGTCCCGATCCGGGACGGGGCGTTCGAGCTGGAGCGGCGGAACACCGGAAGGGATGTCTACGTGATGATTGACGAGCCCGGCCACGCGCCGACGATCGTCGGCCCGATCCGCCTCGGGCTCGGGGAACGCAGGGAAATCGAGGTCGAAGCCGTCGCAGGCGGCTCCCTCTCCGGCCGGATGGTCGATGGGGCCGATTGCGAGTATCTCTGGGTGGTCGCCTTCAACGACCTTGGTATCGTCGCCGAGACGCGGGTCGAGCCCGACGGCTCCTTCGCCTTCCCGGTCCTGCCCCCCGGCCGCTACGGCCTGAAGGCCGGCCACGACGGCCACGCCGACCCCGAGGTCGTCCGCGTCCGGTCGCTCGACATGCCCCCGGAGGACTGGGACGCCCCTGCCGACCCCTGGCGGAATGCCCTCATCGCGGACATCGAGCCCGGCGCCGAGACCTCGGGCGTCGTCCTTCCCCCGCCGGGCGACCCGGTCCCCGATCCGCGTTGAACCCTGTGGGATGGCGGGGTGGGCCCGGTCGCGTCCGGTCCGCCGATCGGATGCCGGGCAGACGCGTCATTCAGGCAAGGACAAAGACCCGCCCTTGCCGAGCCTTTCCAGGGCGCGGCGGCAGGCCGAACGGACGACCTCGTCCGGGTCGTCGAGCCGCGAGGAGAGGGCAGCGATCACGTCCGGGTCGGCCTCCCCCGCCGAGCCGAGTAACACCGCAGCGTTGCGGAGGAGGCCAGAGCGCTTGGTCCGTGTGATGGCGGTGCCCTGGATCAAGGTGGCGGTTGTCTCGTCGTCGCTCCGGAGTAGCTCGACCAGATCGACGGCAACCCGCCTCGGATCGGCCGCCAGTTCTGGGTCGGTTCCTGGGGGAGCTTTCCGGTTCCAGGGGCAGACCTCCTGGCAGAGATCGCACCCGAAGAGCCAGCCGTGGAGGGGGGCGGCACCCTCATCGGGCAAGGGACCGCGGTGCTCGATGGTCCAGTAACTGATGCATTTGCGGGCATCGAGTCGACCGGGAGCCGCGAAGGCGTCGGTCGGGCAGGCGTCGAGGCATCGGGTGCAGGTGCCGCAATGAGTTGATTCGTGGGGAGAGTCAGGTTCGAGATCGAGGTCGGTCAATAAGGCACCAAGCAACGTATAGCTGCCAATCTTTCGATTGATCAGCATGGTGTTCTTGGCGATCCAGCCCAGGCCTGCCAGGCGGGCGAAATCCCGCTCCAGGAGCGGGGCGGTATCGGCCACGGCCCGAGAGTGCGATCGAGGGAAGGCAGCGTCGAGCTGCCCTTTCAGTTGCCCCAATCGTTTCCAGAGGACCTTGTGGTAATCTCTTCCTCGGGCGTAGCGGGCAATCTTGCCGGTACGGCCTGTTGAGGGTGGATCAGGCTCGCGGGGGTTGTACGACACGGCCACCACCACGACCGACCGCACTCCTTCGAGGACCGAGTCGGGGTGACGCCGCGCCTCGGCATGGGTGTGCATATAGGTCATCTCCGCCGCGTGTCCCTCGGCGAGCCAATCGAGGAACGACGCATACCCCGGAGGCGAGACAGCCGGGGCGATCCCGACGAGGTCGAACCTGAGATCCCGGGACAGACGTTTCACCACGGCCGATCGTTGGACGCGGTCCTCGACACTCACGGCAAGCGGTCCCGGAAGTGGGAGTGGCAGGACTTGCAGTCGTTCGCCGCTGCCTGAAAGGCGGTCGTTGCGGCCTCTCGATCAATCACCGAAGGACGCAGGGCGTCTCGGAGGGTGAGCGCGTTTCGCTCGGATTGGCGCAGCAAGGCGAGGAACGCATCCCCCCTCTCCTTCGACTCGTCAAGCCGTGCAAGCTCGCGGTAGTGCTCGGCGAGTAGGGTGGCCTCATGTGACGGGTCGAGGTCGGGGTGATCGTCGGGCACGCGGAATCCGGCGTCGGCGATGGTCTTCACGTGCTCCCAGCGCAGGTCGATCCCAACCATTCCTTCGACCAGATCGGGAACCTCGGCCTGCTCGGGCAGGTCGGTCTCGGTTAGCGCGGCGATGGCGATTGCCGAAGGAGGAGTGAACGTCTCGATGCTTGTATAAAGACCCGCGTAATCGGCCGACGTTCCGGCGCGTTCGAGCCAGTTCCGGGCACGTTCGTGGTCCCAACCTTCGGCGACCATCCCGCAGATGGCCGCCGCGGCTGGGCCGCGATGCTTGCCGTGATGGCAGTGAAGATAAATGGGTCCCTTGGCCTCCTTCGCCACCTTCGCCAGGGCGAGGGCTCGATCGGACGGGATGCCATCGTAACCCACGGGCAAATGGATATATCGTAATCCGTATTGCCGCGCGCGATCGAGGTCGGGCACCTGACCGTCCACACTGACAATCGTTTTCACGCCGAGTTCGGCAAGCGTCTGGAAGGCCTCCTCCCCCTTCGGTTGTCCTCCGCTGAGGAGTCTTGGCGAAAGGCGGAACAGGTTCTCGATGCCAGGGGCCTCAAGACGCACGGGTTCCTCGACAGGACCAGGAACGCTTCCGATCCCGCTCACGATTGCCAGTCCAGCGATGAGCATTCGATGCATGGTCGTAGGTCCGATCCGTCGATCGTGTGGTCGTGTTCTGTGCACCATCGAGAATCGCGGACGGGGAGGGATGTTGTCAACCAAGGGAAGCGAATGCGAGCGAATCTGGTGTGCAAACCGATCAGCCGAAACCACAAGCGACCAGGGCGTTGCCCGTCGATCGGTCCGTCGGCAAGAATTGCGAAATTGCCGACCACAATGCTCACGAGAACCACGAGGGATCCATGATTGTCTTCTGCACCGTGTTGGTGATGCTCGGACGTTTCCAGGACGTTGAGGCCGATCAAGACCGCGTGGAGATTCCGAGCGGAGCGACGGTCATTGTCCCGAGCGAACTGCCAGGAACCGGCCCAATCGATCTGGTTCTCCACCTCCACGGCGCGGTCGGGGCGATTGATCGGGCATTGGAGGAGTCGGGCTGGAGAGCCGTGGCTGTGGTGGTCAACGAGCCGGGCCTGTCGTCGGCCTATGCCCGTCCCTTCTCGGACCCCGAGCGATTTCCGACCCTGCTCGATGAGGCAAGGACTGTGATCAAGACGCGGGTGCCAGAGCACGATCTCGACCGCGGTCGCCTGATCGTCAGTTCCTTTTCTGCCGGGTTTGGCGGGGTGCGCGAGCTGCTGGGACAGCCCGAGGCGGTGAATCAGATTGATGCACTGGTCCTCGCCGATTCGCTTTATTGTGGATATGAAGGGAACCCGGCCGATCGTCGCCTCGACCCCGAGAAAATGGTCGGGTTCCGACACTTCGCGAGCGACGCCACCGCGGGCCGAAAGGCCATGCTCGTCACTCACTGTGAACTCATTCCCGACGGCTACGGCAGCACCGCCGAGTCGGCTGACGACCTTGTGCGCCACGTCGGGGGGACCTTCGAGCAGGTCAACGAAGACCTCGGCGACGGGTGGATTCTGTCAAGGCGATGTGATGACGGGGCGTTCCGAGTGCTCGGTTTTGAGGGGACTGAAGGAGAGGATCATCTCCGACATCTCCGAAGACTTGGTGAACTCTGGCGTCACCTGCCCGAGCTTCCGACAGTCGACGTTGCAGGACCGACTGACAATCGGTGACAATGCTCGATCAGGGGCACGCCGAGTCGGCCGTGCGGCGCGATCCGGAAGTCGAAGGCGACGGACGATGCAACATCCGCTCTTATCTCGAAAAGCCGAACGATTCACCGAAAGCGTGATCCGAGGCATGTCGATCGAGGCGCGCAAGTATGGCGCCGTGAATCTGGCCCAGGGGATGCCCGACTTCCCCGCTCCCGAGGCCATCAAGGAAGCCGCCTGTCGGGCCATCCGAGACGATATCAATCAATATGCGATCACCTGGGGCTCGACGAACCTTCGCGAGGCCATTGCCGAGCACGCCGCCTGGCACCTGGGGATGCAGGTCGATCCGGAGCAGGAGATCACCGTCACCTGCGGCAGCACCGAGGCGATGATCGTCGC
This genomic interval from Tautonia rosea contains the following:
- a CDS encoding serine hydrolase: MSRLVVILLALAISPVMAQEAIGPHAPMTAEATAALEAFITREVEQKEIPALSIALVDGDQIIWARGFGLADPEQGTPATAETIYRVGSVSKLFTDLAAMQLVETGDLDLNAPLTDALPEFAPENPFDTPITLRQLMSHRAGLVREPPVGHYFDPDEPTLAETVASLNQTRLPIAPESKTKYSNAGLGVVGLVVERVAGKPFAEVIRSRLLQPMGMSSSDFERTPEIESRLARAIMWGYDGRRFSAPDFALGYAPAGSLYASMPDLGRFLITLFRDGQTETSSILKGETLTQMFEPQFDPKGRFGLGFAVSEWNGHRRIGHGGAVYGFATELAALPEKKLGVAVSASLDVADVGTIADLALKTLLALKDGEPLPELPRSDPLPEGLAQKLRGRYQDEDHPDRVIELLDRGNRLLLMPARSGFLLELRSVAETEGNTLILDGPILAHGETITRDGDTLTLNGTTYRKLPDDEPLPPAPEDWMGLIGEYGWDHNILYILEREGMLYALIEWFFLYPLEPIEADTYAFPLTGLYHDETLRFERDDAGKAHRAILGESVVFERRPIDGEDGSTFRVDPIRPVASLLPEALNASPPLEQGPFHDSDLVDLTTLDPTIQLDIRYATDNNFLGTPFYSSPRAFMQRPAAEALVRVHQALEPLGYGLLIHDAYRPWYVTKMFYDATPEESRGFVANPASGSKHNRGCAVDLTLYDRSTGKPVSMVGGYDEFSDRGGAHYFGGTSRQRWHRRLLRRAMEAQGFTVINNEWWHFDFKDWASYPIGNQTFEEIEAGAS
- a CDS encoding S41 family peptidase, whose amino-acid sequence is MLRPNRLLSVLGVLGTLVVPLSLRAQEPVAEARSAEAAAEPKPSRLTEEEARLNLESFDIVWETIRDKHFDPELNGVDWPAVREELRPKMAEAETMDEARDTLQEMVKRLNQSHFGIISRSVYDAIDGDDAESTGDGASGLHIRAVDGEALVVLVEPGSPAEEAGIKAGWVVEQVEGKPVAPVLEKVAEAYNDSTQHDLYASRVVERRLGGPTGSERVITFRDGEGEQVERTLTLARPRGTVARFGNLPPMTVYFETRKVDETIPYVHWSAFFDPASLIPKIGEAMTGQPDAPGLILDLRGNPGGIGAMAMGICGWLIDESGSKLGTMTTRDTNLNFVVFPRAETFPGPVAVLVDGCSASTSEIFAGGLQDLGRARVFGSRTAGAALPSVVVKLPNGDGFQYAFANYVSASGATLEGTGVIPDQEVWPSREALLSGGDPALDAAVDWIRAQPGE
- a CDS encoding serine hydrolase domain-containing protein, translated to MRSVFLTGLVLTLFLRLPLSVEGREEPDRIEAKAEALAALLEPIREQHGLPALAGAIVTPEGPVAVGAVGLRRSGNGPPVTINDRFHLGSCTKAMTATLLATFVEEGVISWQTTLAEALPEFARVMHPDYRSATIEQVLAHRAGFSGETAAPGLSLGAMRASRASLTRQRTDYLRRVLAEAPSSRPGTTYEYSNRGYIVAGAIAERLGRAPWEVLMRRRLFEPLGMSSSGFGPMASPGQVDQPWPHVVQNGRTVPIAPGPGADNPLLLGPAGTVHASLGDWARFVACHLRAGEEGPALLTPQTFATLHAKPAEGNYAFGWGFHERSWGDGTVLNHAGSNTMNYAVVWMAPNRRFAVLAATNQAGDAGPKACDEVSSALIELYRSTNSPDNPRRPRDGE
- a CDS encoding carboxypeptidase-like regulatory domain-containing protein codes for the protein MIRNRVPMRASGRCPIALLTLAACVVIPSVSSASDDAERPAAVVGRVVGPDGEPVADARVWTRVPGSRDEVEARTDADGRFWIGPLAPACPWKEPVFVEADGFAQGYARPLGFSLFAGVEHELGTIRIDRGRVANGRVLDADGCPVAGGPVEILVWLESRGPTSGVAAIRSATETDADGHFRTPPLPTGRLSVQVLVPGFKLGRTFARLAPSPGEEELEPIRLEPDAPIKGVVVDPEGRPIAGASVRTYGNYDAVETDDAGAFTLSGMVHDRFPFQVSKRGYLRMSRSVTRTEDGLSWKEQGPDGEPVEIRPVADLRVVMEPASWIEGRVVDAETGEPVRIETIVLCQVFREADGTPVFRSCFSASFEQPEPGRFVLSYGTPGEYHLAVSADGYHDAEAFTPEVESLRPIEGIVVSMTSKDAPPTPVIEDARIIGRATRNGEPIANGWACLGILSRSNAVNSSVQRGRVVADGFWPSGRSVPIRDGAFELERRNTGRDVYVMIDEPGHAPTIVGPIRLGLGERREIEVEAVAGGSLSGRMVDGADCEYLWVVAFNDLGIVAETRVEPDGSFAFPVLPPGRYGLKAGHDGHADPEVVRVRSLDMPPEDWDAPADPWRNALIADIEPGAETSGVVLPPPGDPVPDPR
- the queG gene encoding tRNA epoxyqueuosine(34) reductase QueG; amino-acid sequence: MSVEDRVQRSAVVKRLSRDLRFDLVGIAPAVSPPGYASFLDWLAEGHAAEMTYMHTHAEARRHPDSVLEGVRSVVVVAVSYNPREPDPPSTGRTGKIARYARGRDYHKVLWKRLGQLKGQLDAAFPRSHSRAVADTAPLLERDFARLAGLGWIAKNTMLINRKIGSYTLLGALLTDLDLEPDSPHESTHCGTCTRCLDACPTDAFAAPGRLDARKCISYWTIEHRGPLPDEGAAPLHGWLFGCDLCQEVCPWNRKAPPGTDPELAADPRRVAVDLVELLRSDDETTATLIQGTAITRTKRSGLLRNAAVLLGSAGEADPDVIAALSSRLDDPDEVVRSACRRALERLGKGGSLSLPE